The following are from one region of the Odontesthes bonariensis isolate fOdoBon6 chromosome 12, fOdoBon6.hap1, whole genome shotgun sequence genome:
- the me3 gene encoding NADP-dependent malic enzyme, mitochondrial produces the protein MSSLPGIAALSLCRRAAAGGMRVFAASPGHPAGGLQADRAALQPVRVCHSGSTHKGSVYTKKRGFDITRNPYLNKGMAFTLEERLQLGIHGLLPPCFLSQDVQVLRVMKSYETRSNPLDKYILLMTLQDRNEKLFYRVLTSDIEEFMPIVYTPTVGLACQQYGLAFRRPRGLFITIHDRGHIATMLNSWPEEDIKAIVVTDGERILGLGDLGSYGMGIPVGKLALYTACGGVQPQHCLPVLLDVGTDNQALLDDPLYIGLKHKRIRGKEYDELIDEFMQAVTDKYGMNCLIQFEDFANSNAFRILNKYRNRFCTFNDDIQGTASVAVAGILAALRITHNKLSDHTFVFQGAGEAALGIAHLLIMAMAKEGLSAEEAAKRIWMVDSRGLIVKGRSHLNHEKEEFAHEHPHLKTLEEVVHTIKPTAIIGVAAIGGAFTEKIIKDMASFNERPIIFALSNPTSKAECTAEQCYKLTEGRGIFASGSPFSKVTLPDGRTFYPGQGNNAYVFPGVALGVIACRVRHVSDDIFLTTAEAIADMVTEEHLAEGRLYPPLNTIREVSFKIAVKIINYAYKHNIASVYPEPKDKEAFVLSHIYSPDYDSFTLDTYSWPQEAMNVQDV, from the exons ATGAGCTCCCTCCCAGGAATAGCCGCACTGTCTTTGTGCAGACGCGCGGCAGCGGGCGGGATGAGGGTGTTTGCCGCCTCCCCGGGTCACCCTGCGGGGGGACTGCAGGCCGACAGGGCCGCTCTTCAGCCTGTGCGGGTCTGCCACTCCGGCTCAACCCACAAGGGCAGCGTGTACACCAAAAAGCGGGGCTTCGACATTACCAGGAATCCCTACCTCAACAAG GGAATGGCTTTCACCCTGGAGGAACGCTTACAGCTGGGCATCCACGGCCTGCTGCccccctgcttcctctcccAGGATGTGCAAGTGCTGCGTGTCATGAAGAGCTATGAAACGCGCAGCAACCCTCTGGACAA GTACATCCTGCTCATGACGCTGCAGGACAGGAACGAGAAGCTGTTTTACCGCGTGCTGACCTCCGACATCGAGGAGTTCATGCCCATCGTGTACACTCCCACCGTCGGCCTGGCCTGTCAGCAGTACGGACTCGCCTTCAGGAGACCCCG AGGACTCTTCATCACCATCCACGACCGCGGACACATCGCCACCATGCTCAACTCCTGGCCCGAAGAAGACATCAAG GCCATCGTGGTGACGGACGGGGAGCGTATCCTCGGACTCGGCGACCTGGGCAGCTATGGGATGGGAATTCCTGTTGGGAAGCTGGCGCTGTACACAGCCTGCGGCGGGGTCCAGCCGCAGCATTGTCTCCCCGTGCTGCTGGACGTCGGCACCGACAACCAG gcGCTGCTCGATGACCCTCTTTACATCGGGTTGAAGCACaagagaatcagaggaaagGAGTACGACGAGCTCATCGATGAGTTCATGCAGGCAGTGACAGACAA GTACGGGATGAACTGCCTGATCCAGTTTGAGGACTTCGCCAACAGCAACGCATTTCGCATCCTCAACAAATACAGGAATCGATTCTGCACCTTCAATGACGACATCCAAG GCACGGCCTCTGTAGCTGTCGCTGGGATCTTGGCTGCTCTGAGGATCACCCACAACAAACTGTCAGACCACACTTTTGTTTTCCAGGGGGCGGGCGAG GCTGCTCTGGGTATTGCCCACCTTCTTATAATGGCCATGGCCAAAGAGGGATTAAGTGCAGAGGAGGCCGCCAAGAGGATCTGGATGGTGGACTCGAGAGGCCTCATTGTGAAG GGAAGAAGCCACCTGAACCACGAGAAGGAGGAGTTCGCCCACGAGCACCCGCACCTGAAGACGCTGGAGGAGGTGGTGCACACCATCAAGCCCACCGCCATTATAG GCGTGGCTGCGATTGGAGGAGCGTTTACTGAGAAGATAATCAAAGACATGGCGTCCTTCAACGAGAGGCCGATCATCTTTGCCCTCAGCAATCCCACCAGCAAGGCCGAGTGCACAGCAGAGCAATGCTACAAGCTCACAGAG GGCAGGGGCATCTTTGCTAGTGGGAGTCCATTCAGCAAGGTGACACTGCCCGATGGACGCACCTTCTACCCCGGCCAGGGAAACAACGCCTACGTGTTCCCCGGGGTTGCTCTGGGCGTCATAGCCTGCAGAGTGCGCCACGTGTCTGACGACATCTTCCTCACTACTGCAGAG gCCATAGCTGACATGGTTACAGAGGAGCACCTGGCTGAGGGAAGACTTTATCCTCCTCTCAACACCATAAGAGAGGTGTCTTTCAAGATTGCAGTGAAG ATTATCAACTATGCCTACAAACACAACATTGCTTCAGTGTACCCAGAGCCCAAAGACAAGGAGGCGTTTGTGCTGTCTCACATCTACAGTCCCGATTACGACTCCTTCACGCTGGACACCTACAGCTGGCCGCAGGAGGCCATGAACGTCCAGGACGTGTGA
- the LOC142396542 gene encoding immunoglobulin-like domain-containing receptor 1 isoform X2 yields the protein MGSVILAALLLVLLPTELLSIQVIVPETERSTMLFASVILRCDYTTSSNPQEVLVTWRFKSFCKDPVLEYYSAAYQASLQLGQDPADDCPDRQRTVRTVVQKRGISEPMLGAEYRNRKITIQNLADLVINEVMWWDNGMYYCSIDAPGDTTGDSDREIKLIVYHWLTVLLIVIGALLFIMLLCICCCQCCPQKCCCYIRCPCCPQTCCCPEKAVMQHRMLRDAQKAMAPWMNGQPIYAPISSNASSQGVPMLYSGSYTDYPTKQDFAMAPMQLSPMALQQQPPPPPQHHVNSGLRGNIQEANQVLDYLEHQVRGLDGGLPQMAPHVQYMPPLQPHLQPQPTAPAVAYTPGPPSMLSALDEMGVRGVERRVITLPPIIQQVPNSSSRRGPAGGDGARGGPRMSSQSSGSTNRSGGGPNRDSHRYREGSPPRRGILREYSDDSDWDNRRGRASDRGSRNERGGSAGRRGGGSRPRTRSRDDLMEELHSRAARRERSYSPPQHCRGSWSSDEEYNRRRKGDKGKDWPEKPPSYYSIESERSLGRRNYDRLSDRGSHSSTSVVI from the exons ATGGGAAGCGTGATACTGGCGGCTCTTCTGCTGGTGCTCCTGCCCACAG AGCTGCTGTCCATTCAGGTGATCGTTCCAGAAACGGAGAGGAGTACGATGCTGTTTGCCTCTGTGATCCTGCGATGCGACTACACAACTTCATCCAACCCCCAGGAGGTCCTGGTCACCTGGAGGTTCAAGTCCTTCTGTAAAGACCCAGTGCTGGAGTACTACTCAGCAG CGTATCAGGCTTCTCTGCAGCTGGGACAGGATCCGGCTGACGACTGTCCAGACCGCCAGCGCACCGTTCGCACGGTGGTCCAGAAGAGGGGCATCAGTGAGCCCATGCTGGGCGCAGAATACAGAAATCGCAAAATTACCATCCAGAACT TGGCCGACCTCGTCATAAACGAGGTGATGTGGTGGGATAACGGTATGTATTACTGCTCCATCGATGCTCCTGGAGACACAACGGGGGACTCGGATCGGGAAATCAAACTCATCGTGTACC ACTGGCTGACTGTCCTGTTGATCGTCATCGGTGCTCTCCTGTTCATCATGCTCCTCTGCATATGCTGCTGCCAGTGCTGCCCCCAGAAGTGCTGCTGCTACATTCGCTGCCCGTGTTGCCCTCAGACGTGCTGCTGTCCGGAAAAAG CTGTGATGCAGCACCGGATGCTGCGAGACGCTCAGAAGGCCATGGCTCCTTGGATGAATGGTCAACCTATTTACGCTCCCATCAGCTCCAACGCCTCCTCCCAGGGCGTTCCCATGCTGTATTCGG gttcaTATACAGACTACCCAACCAAGCAAGACTTCGCCATGGCTCCCATGCAGCTGTCACCCATGGCCCTTCAGCAGCagccccctcctcctccacaaCATCATGTCAACAGCGGCCTGAGGGGCAACATTCAAGAGGCCAACCAGGTGTTGGACTACCTGGAGCACCAGGTGAGAGGGCTGGATGGCGGGCTACCTCAAATGGCTCCACACGTTCAATATATGCCCCCATTGCAGCCTCATCTGCAGCctcagcccactgctccagccGTCGCCTACACACCTGGGCCTCCAAGCATGTTGTCAGCGCTGGACGAGATGGGGGTGAGGGGGGTGGAGAGAAGGGTGATCACTCTGCCTCCTATTATCCAGCAAGTACCCAACTCTTCCTCACGCAGAGGCCCTGCCGGCGGAGATGGAGCAAGGGGTGGGCCCAGGATGTCCAGCCAGTCCAGCGGGAGCACCAACCGCTCTGGAGGAGGCCCGAACCGAGACAGTCACAGGTACAGAGAGGGCTCTCCTCCCAGACGGGGGATCCTACGTGAATACAGCGACGATTCGGATTGGGACAACAGGCGTGGAAGAGCATCAGACAGGGGCTCGAGGAATGAGCGAGGAGGTTCTGCCGGGAGAAGAGGAGGTGGGTCCAGGCCACGCACCCGAAGTCGGGATGAcctgatggaggagctgcacAGCAGAGCAGCTAGGAGGGAGAGGAGCTACTCTCCTCCTCAGCACTGTAGGGGGTCCTGGAGCTCCGATGAGGAGTACAACAGGAGGAGAAAAGGAGATAAAGGGAAGGATTGGCCAGAGAAACCTCCCAGCTATTACTCCATCGAGTCTGAACGCAGTTTAGGACGCAGGAACTACGACCGCCTTTCT GATAGAGGCTCCCATAGCAGCACCAGCGTAGTCATCTGA
- the LOC142396542 gene encoding immunoglobulin-like domain-containing receptor 1 isoform X1, which yields MGSVILAALLLVLLPTELLSIQVIVPETERSTMLFASVILRCDYTTSSNPQEVLVTWRFKSFCKDPVLEYYSAAYQASLQLGQDPADDCPDRQRTVRTVVQKRGISEPMLGAEYRNRKITIQNLADLVINEVMWWDNGMYYCSIDAPGDTTGDSDREIKLIVYHWLTVLLIVIGALLFIMLLCICCCQCCPQKCCCYIRCPCCPQTCCCPEKAVMQHRMLRDAQKAMAPWMNGQPIYAPISSNASSQGVPMLYSGSYTDYPTKQDFAMAPMQLSPMALQQQPPPPPQHHVNSGLRGNIQEANQVLDYLEHQVRGLDGGLPQMAPHVQYMPPLQPHLQPQPTAPAVAYTPGPPSMLSALDEMGVRGVERRVITLPPIIQQVPNSSSRRGPAGGDGARGGPRMSSQSSGSTNRSGGGPNRDSHRYREGSPPRRGILREYSDDSDWDNRRGRASDRGSRNERGGSAGRRGGGSRPRTRSRDDLMEELHSRAARRERSYSPPQHCRGSWSSDEEYNRRRKGDKGKDWPEKPPSYYSIESERSLGRRNYDRLSVRFTNNSLNTHLPS from the exons ATGGGAAGCGTGATACTGGCGGCTCTTCTGCTGGTGCTCCTGCCCACAG AGCTGCTGTCCATTCAGGTGATCGTTCCAGAAACGGAGAGGAGTACGATGCTGTTTGCCTCTGTGATCCTGCGATGCGACTACACAACTTCATCCAACCCCCAGGAGGTCCTGGTCACCTGGAGGTTCAAGTCCTTCTGTAAAGACCCAGTGCTGGAGTACTACTCAGCAG CGTATCAGGCTTCTCTGCAGCTGGGACAGGATCCGGCTGACGACTGTCCAGACCGCCAGCGCACCGTTCGCACGGTGGTCCAGAAGAGGGGCATCAGTGAGCCCATGCTGGGCGCAGAATACAGAAATCGCAAAATTACCATCCAGAACT TGGCCGACCTCGTCATAAACGAGGTGATGTGGTGGGATAACGGTATGTATTACTGCTCCATCGATGCTCCTGGAGACACAACGGGGGACTCGGATCGGGAAATCAAACTCATCGTGTACC ACTGGCTGACTGTCCTGTTGATCGTCATCGGTGCTCTCCTGTTCATCATGCTCCTCTGCATATGCTGCTGCCAGTGCTGCCCCCAGAAGTGCTGCTGCTACATTCGCTGCCCGTGTTGCCCTCAGACGTGCTGCTGTCCGGAAAAAG CTGTGATGCAGCACCGGATGCTGCGAGACGCTCAGAAGGCCATGGCTCCTTGGATGAATGGTCAACCTATTTACGCTCCCATCAGCTCCAACGCCTCCTCCCAGGGCGTTCCCATGCTGTATTCGG gttcaTATACAGACTACCCAACCAAGCAAGACTTCGCCATGGCTCCCATGCAGCTGTCACCCATGGCCCTTCAGCAGCagccccctcctcctccacaaCATCATGTCAACAGCGGCCTGAGGGGCAACATTCAAGAGGCCAACCAGGTGTTGGACTACCTGGAGCACCAGGTGAGAGGGCTGGATGGCGGGCTACCTCAAATGGCTCCACACGTTCAATATATGCCCCCATTGCAGCCTCATCTGCAGCctcagcccactgctccagccGTCGCCTACACACCTGGGCCTCCAAGCATGTTGTCAGCGCTGGACGAGATGGGGGTGAGGGGGGTGGAGAGAAGGGTGATCACTCTGCCTCCTATTATCCAGCAAGTACCCAACTCTTCCTCACGCAGAGGCCCTGCCGGCGGAGATGGAGCAAGGGGTGGGCCCAGGATGTCCAGCCAGTCCAGCGGGAGCACCAACCGCTCTGGAGGAGGCCCGAACCGAGACAGTCACAGGTACAGAGAGGGCTCTCCTCCCAGACGGGGGATCCTACGTGAATACAGCGACGATTCGGATTGGGACAACAGGCGTGGAAGAGCATCAGACAGGGGCTCGAGGAATGAGCGAGGAGGTTCTGCCGGGAGAAGAGGAGGTGGGTCCAGGCCACGCACCCGAAGTCGGGATGAcctgatggaggagctgcacAGCAGAGCAGCTAGGAGGGAGAGGAGCTACTCTCCTCCTCAGCACTGTAGGGGGTCCTGGAGCTCCGATGAGGAGTACAACAGGAGGAGAAAAGGAGATAAAGGGAAGGATTGGCCAGAGAAACCTCCCAGCTATTACTCCATCGAGTCTGAACGCAGTTTAGGACGCAGGAACTACGACCGCCTTTCTGTAAGATTCACAAACAACAGCTTAAACACACACTTACCCAGCTGA